The following proteins come from a genomic window of Microtus ochrogaster isolate Prairie Vole_2 chromosome 7, MicOch1.0, whole genome shotgun sequence:
- the Elac2 gene encoding zinc phosphodiesterase ELAC protein 2 isoform X3, with translation MRIVLQSTTFAATRSKPNSTSSTLTSSPALPASAEEGSALSLPTVRGECLLKYQLRPKREWQRDTTLTCNTDEFIAEALDLPKFQESVQEYKKSVQESPAPEEKRSQYPEIVFLGTGSAIPMKIRNVSSTLVNLSPDKSVLLDCGEGTFGQLCRHYGQQIDSVLCNLAAVFVSHLHADHHTGLLNILLQREHALESLGKPFQPLLVVAPTQLRAWLQQYHNQCQEILHHISMIPAKCLQKGAEVSSPPVERLISLLLETCDLEEFQTCLVRHCKHAFGCALVHSSGWKLVYSGDTMPCEALVQMGKDANLLIHEATLEDGLEEEAVEKTHSTTSQAIDVGMRMNAEFIMLNHFSQRYAKIPLFSPDFNEKVGIAFDHMKIRFGDFPTVPKLIPPLKALFADDIEEMVERKEKRELRMVRAALLAQQADSPEDTEPQQKRALAEEPHSPQSKKVRTQ, from the exons ATGAGAATTGTTCTTCAGTCCACAACCTTCGCAGCCACAAGATCCAAACCCAACTCAACCTCATCCACCCTGACATCTTCCCCCGCCTTACCAGCTTCTGCA GAGGAAGGCTCTGCCCTCAGCTTGCCCACAGTTCGGGGCGAATGCCTCCTCAAGTATCAGCTTCGCCCCAAGAGAGAGTGGCAGAG GGATACCACACTCACCTGCAATACTGATGAATTCATAGCCGAAGCCTTGGACCTCCCCAAATTCCAGGAGAGTGTGCAGGAATATAAGAAGAGTGTGCAGGAAAGCCCAGCCCCAGAAG agaaaagaagccaGTATCCCGAAATTGTCTTCCTGGGTACAGGCTCTGCCATCCCAATGAAGATCCGAAATGTCAGCTCCACACTCGTCAACTTAAG CCCTGacaagtctgtgctgctggactGTGGAGAAGGCACTTTTGGACAGCTGTGCCGCCATTATGGACAGCAAATAGACAGCGTCCTGTGCAACCTCGCTGCTGTGTTTGTGTCCCACCTGCATGCGGACCACCATACG GGCTTGCTGAATATCTTGCTGCAGAGAGAGCACGCACTG GAGTCTCTGGGGAAACCCTTCCAGCCTTTGTTGGTGGTGGCTCCTACCCAGCTCAGGGCCTGGCTGCAGCAGTATCACAACCAGTGCCAAGAGATTCTGCACCACATCAG TATGATTCCTGCCAAATgtcttcagaaaggggcagaggtCTCCAGTCCCCCAGTTGAAAGGCTAATCAGCTTGCTGTTGGAAACATGTGACTTAGAAGAA TTTCAGACCTGCCTGGTACGGCACTGCAAACATGCTTTCGGCTGTGCGCTGGTACACTCATCTGGCTGGAAACTGGTCTACTCAGGGGACACCATGCCCTGTGAGGCTCTGGTCCAGATGG GGAAAGATGCCAACCTCCTGATACACGAAGCCACTCTGGAGGATGGCTTGGAAGAGGAAGCAGTGGAAAAGACACACAG CACCACCTCCCAGGCTATTGATGTGGGGATGCGAATGAATGCTGAGTTTATCATGCTGAACCACTTCAGTCAGCGTTATGCCAAGATTCCCCTCTTCAGCCCTGACTTCAATGAGAAAGTTGGCATTGCCTTTGACCACATGAAG ATCCGCTTTGGAGACTTCCCAACAGTACCCAAGCTGATTCCTCCACTGAAGGCCCTGTTTGCAGATGACATTGAAGAGATGGTTGAGCGCAAGGAGAAGCGGGAACTGCGCATGGTACGAGCAGCCCTCCTGGCCCAGCAGGCAGACAGCCCAGAGGACACAGAACCCCAGCAGAAGCGGGCCCTCGCAGAGGAGCCACACAGTCCACAGAGCAAGAAGGTCAGAACCCAGTGA
- the Elac2 gene encoding zinc phosphodiesterase ELAC protein 2 isoform X1 yields the protein MWALRSLLRPIGLRTMSQGSARRPRPPKDPLRHLRTREKCGPSWGPGGPNTVYLQVVAAGGRDAGAALYVFSEYNRYLFNCGEGVQRLMQEHKLKVARLDNIFLTRMHWSNVGGLCGMILTLKETGLPKCVLSGPPQLEKYLEAIKIFSGPLKGIDLAVRPHSAPEYKDETMTVYQVPIHSERRYCTRQPLQSPRSPNRLSPPQSTSDSTPAENGQHLPDGNRTGVGGKAGGRDPSLVVAFICKLHLRKGNFLVLKAKELGLPVGTAAIAPIIAAVKDGKSITFGGREIAPEELCTPPDPGLAFIVVECPDEGFIQPVCENDTFKRYQGEADAPVALVVHIAPESVLTDGRYQQWMERFGPDTQHLILNENCSSVHNLRSHKIQTQLNLIHPDIFPRLTSFCSKEEGSALSLPTVRGECLLKYQLRPKREWQRDTTLTCNTDEFIAEALDLPKFQESVQEYKKSVQESPAPEEKRSQYPEIVFLGTGSAIPMKIRNVSSTLVNLSPDKSVLLDCGEGTFGQLCRHYGQQIDSVLCNLAAVFVSHLHADHHTGLLNILLQREHALESLGKPFQPLLVVAPTQLRAWLQQYHNQCQEILHHISMIPAKCLQKGAEVSSPPVERLISLLLETCDLEEFQTCLVRHCKHAFGCALVHSSGWKLVYSGDTMPCEALVQMGKDANLLIHEATLEDGLEEEAVEKTHSTTSQAIDVGMRMNAEFIMLNHFSQRYAKIPLFSPDFNEKVGIAFDHMKIRFGDFPTVPKLIPPLKALFADDIEEMVERKEKRELRMVRAALLAQQADSPEDTEPQQKRALAEEPHSPQSKKVRTQ from the exons ATGTGGGCGCTGCGCTCGCTACTGCGTCCCATCGGCCTGCGCACCATGTCGCAGGGTTCGGCTCGTCGGCCACGGCCGCCCAAAGACCCGCTGCGACATCTGCGCACGCGGGAGAAGTGCGGCCCGTCCTGGGGGCCCGGGGGCCCGAACACAGTGTACCTGCAGGTGGTGGCGGCGGGCGGCCGGGACGCGGGCGCCGCTCTCTACGTTTTCTCTGAGTACAACAG GTACCTCTTTAACTGCGGAGAAGGCGTCCAGCGACTTATGCAGGAACACAA acTGAAAGTCGCTCGCCTGGACAACATATTTCTGACTCGAATGCATTGGTCAAATGTCGGGGGTTTGTGTG GAATGATTCTAACATTAAAGGAAACTGGGCTGCCCAAATGCGTTCTTTCTGGACCTCCACAACTG GAAAAATATCTAGAAgcaatcaaaatattttctggtCCATTGAAAGGAATAGACCTGG CTGTGCGGCCACACTCTGCCCCAGAGTACAAGGACGAGACCATGACTGTTTACCAGGTCCCTATCCACA GTGAACGGAGGTATTGCACGCGGCAGCCACTGCAGAGCCCAAGGTCTCCCAACAGGCTCAGTCCACCACAGTCAACATCGGACTCAACACCAGCTGAAAACGGACAGCACCTTCCAGATGGCAACAGGACAG GTGTCGGCGGGAAAGCAGGAGGCAGGGACCCTTCCTTAGTGGTAGCTTTTATCTGCAAG CTGCACTTGAGGAAAGGAAACTTCTTGGTGCTTAAAGCAAAGGAGCTGGGCCTTCCTGT tggGACGGCCGCCATTGCACCCATCATTGCTGCTGTCAAGGACGGGAAGAGTATCACCTTCGGAGGAAGGGAG ATTGCTCCTGAAGAGCTTTGCACACCCCCAGACCCTGGTCTTGCGTTTATCGTGGTCGAATGTCCTGATGAAGGATTCATCCAGCCTGTCTGTGAGAATGACACCTTTAAAAG GTACCAGGGAGAGGCCGATGCCCCTGTGGCCTTGGTGGTCCATATTGCCCCAGAATCTGTACTCACTGACGGCAGGTACCAGCAGTGGATGGAGAG GTTCGGTCCTGACACACAGCACCTGATTCTGAATGAGAATTGTTCTTCAGTCCACAACCTTCGCAGCCACAAGATCCAAACCCAACTCAACCTCATCCACCCTGACATCTTCCCCCGCCTTACCAGCTTCTGCAGTAAG GAGGAAGGCTCTGCCCTCAGCTTGCCCACAGTTCGGGGCGAATGCCTCCTCAAGTATCAGCTTCGCCCCAAGAGAGAGTGGCAGAG GGATACCACACTCACCTGCAATACTGATGAATTCATAGCCGAAGCCTTGGACCTCCCCAAATTCCAGGAGAGTGTGCAGGAATATAAGAAGAGTGTGCAGGAAAGCCCAGCCCCAGAAG agaaaagaagccaGTATCCCGAAATTGTCTTCCTGGGTACAGGCTCTGCCATCCCAATGAAGATCCGAAATGTCAGCTCCACACTCGTCAACTTAAG CCCTGacaagtctgtgctgctggactGTGGAGAAGGCACTTTTGGACAGCTGTGCCGCCATTATGGACAGCAAATAGACAGCGTCCTGTGCAACCTCGCTGCTGTGTTTGTGTCCCACCTGCATGCGGACCACCATACG GGCTTGCTGAATATCTTGCTGCAGAGAGAGCACGCACTG GAGTCTCTGGGGAAACCCTTCCAGCCTTTGTTGGTGGTGGCTCCTACCCAGCTCAGGGCCTGGCTGCAGCAGTATCACAACCAGTGCCAAGAGATTCTGCACCACATCAG TATGATTCCTGCCAAATgtcttcagaaaggggcagaggtCTCCAGTCCCCCAGTTGAAAGGCTAATCAGCTTGCTGTTGGAAACATGTGACTTAGAAGAA TTTCAGACCTGCCTGGTACGGCACTGCAAACATGCTTTCGGCTGTGCGCTGGTACACTCATCTGGCTGGAAACTGGTCTACTCAGGGGACACCATGCCCTGTGAGGCTCTGGTCCAGATGG GGAAAGATGCCAACCTCCTGATACACGAAGCCACTCTGGAGGATGGCTTGGAAGAGGAAGCAGTGGAAAAGACACACAG CACCACCTCCCAGGCTATTGATGTGGGGATGCGAATGAATGCTGAGTTTATCATGCTGAACCACTTCAGTCAGCGTTATGCCAAGATTCCCCTCTTCAGCCCTGACTTCAATGAGAAAGTTGGCATTGCCTTTGACCACATGAAG ATCCGCTTTGGAGACTTCCCAACAGTACCCAAGCTGATTCCTCCACTGAAGGCCCTGTTTGCAGATGACATTGAAGAGATGGTTGAGCGCAAGGAGAAGCGGGAACTGCGCATGGTACGAGCAGCCCTCCTGGCCCAGCAGGCAGACAGCCCAGAGGACACAGAACCCCAGCAGAAGCGGGCCCTCGCAGAGGAGCCACACAGTCCACAGAGCAAGAAGGTCAGAACCCAGTGA
- the Elac2 gene encoding zinc phosphodiesterase ELAC protein 2 isoform X2, which translates to MIMGLEAEVRGRLKVARLDNIFLTRMHWSNVGGLCGMILTLKETGLPKCVLSGPPQLEKYLEAIKIFSGPLKGIDLAVRPHSAPEYKDETMTVYQVPIHSERRYCTRQPLQSPRSPNRLSPPQSTSDSTPAENGQHLPDGNRTGVGGKAGGRDPSLVVAFICKLHLRKGNFLVLKAKELGLPVGTAAIAPIIAAVKDGKSITFGGREIAPEELCTPPDPGLAFIVVECPDEGFIQPVCENDTFKRYQGEADAPVALVVHIAPESVLTDGRYQQWMERFGPDTQHLILNENCSSVHNLRSHKIQTQLNLIHPDIFPRLTSFCSKEEGSALSLPTVRGECLLKYQLRPKREWQRDTTLTCNTDEFIAEALDLPKFQESVQEYKKSVQESPAPEEKRSQYPEIVFLGTGSAIPMKIRNVSSTLVNLSPDKSVLLDCGEGTFGQLCRHYGQQIDSVLCNLAAVFVSHLHADHHTGLLNILLQREHALESLGKPFQPLLVVAPTQLRAWLQQYHNQCQEILHHISMIPAKCLQKGAEVSSPPVERLISLLLETCDLEEFQTCLVRHCKHAFGCALVHSSGWKLVYSGDTMPCEALVQMGKDANLLIHEATLEDGLEEEAVEKTHSTTSQAIDVGMRMNAEFIMLNHFSQRYAKIPLFSPDFNEKVGIAFDHMKIRFGDFPTVPKLIPPLKALFADDIEEMVERKEKRELRMVRAALLAQQADSPEDTEPQQKRALAEEPHSPQSKKVRTQ; encoded by the exons ATGATTATGGGCTTGGAAGCGGAGGTGAGAGGCAG acTGAAAGTCGCTCGCCTGGACAACATATTTCTGACTCGAATGCATTGGTCAAATGTCGGGGGTTTGTGTG GAATGATTCTAACATTAAAGGAAACTGGGCTGCCCAAATGCGTTCTTTCTGGACCTCCACAACTG GAAAAATATCTAGAAgcaatcaaaatattttctggtCCATTGAAAGGAATAGACCTGG CTGTGCGGCCACACTCTGCCCCAGAGTACAAGGACGAGACCATGACTGTTTACCAGGTCCCTATCCACA GTGAACGGAGGTATTGCACGCGGCAGCCACTGCAGAGCCCAAGGTCTCCCAACAGGCTCAGTCCACCACAGTCAACATCGGACTCAACACCAGCTGAAAACGGACAGCACCTTCCAGATGGCAACAGGACAG GTGTCGGCGGGAAAGCAGGAGGCAGGGACCCTTCCTTAGTGGTAGCTTTTATCTGCAAG CTGCACTTGAGGAAAGGAAACTTCTTGGTGCTTAAAGCAAAGGAGCTGGGCCTTCCTGT tggGACGGCCGCCATTGCACCCATCATTGCTGCTGTCAAGGACGGGAAGAGTATCACCTTCGGAGGAAGGGAG ATTGCTCCTGAAGAGCTTTGCACACCCCCAGACCCTGGTCTTGCGTTTATCGTGGTCGAATGTCCTGATGAAGGATTCATCCAGCCTGTCTGTGAGAATGACACCTTTAAAAG GTACCAGGGAGAGGCCGATGCCCCTGTGGCCTTGGTGGTCCATATTGCCCCAGAATCTGTACTCACTGACGGCAGGTACCAGCAGTGGATGGAGAG GTTCGGTCCTGACACACAGCACCTGATTCTGAATGAGAATTGTTCTTCAGTCCACAACCTTCGCAGCCACAAGATCCAAACCCAACTCAACCTCATCCACCCTGACATCTTCCCCCGCCTTACCAGCTTCTGCAGTAAG GAGGAAGGCTCTGCCCTCAGCTTGCCCACAGTTCGGGGCGAATGCCTCCTCAAGTATCAGCTTCGCCCCAAGAGAGAGTGGCAGAG GGATACCACACTCACCTGCAATACTGATGAATTCATAGCCGAAGCCTTGGACCTCCCCAAATTCCAGGAGAGTGTGCAGGAATATAAGAAGAGTGTGCAGGAAAGCCCAGCCCCAGAAG agaaaagaagccaGTATCCCGAAATTGTCTTCCTGGGTACAGGCTCTGCCATCCCAATGAAGATCCGAAATGTCAGCTCCACACTCGTCAACTTAAG CCCTGacaagtctgtgctgctggactGTGGAGAAGGCACTTTTGGACAGCTGTGCCGCCATTATGGACAGCAAATAGACAGCGTCCTGTGCAACCTCGCTGCTGTGTTTGTGTCCCACCTGCATGCGGACCACCATACG GGCTTGCTGAATATCTTGCTGCAGAGAGAGCACGCACTG GAGTCTCTGGGGAAACCCTTCCAGCCTTTGTTGGTGGTGGCTCCTACCCAGCTCAGGGCCTGGCTGCAGCAGTATCACAACCAGTGCCAAGAGATTCTGCACCACATCAG TATGATTCCTGCCAAATgtcttcagaaaggggcagaggtCTCCAGTCCCCCAGTTGAAAGGCTAATCAGCTTGCTGTTGGAAACATGTGACTTAGAAGAA TTTCAGACCTGCCTGGTACGGCACTGCAAACATGCTTTCGGCTGTGCGCTGGTACACTCATCTGGCTGGAAACTGGTCTACTCAGGGGACACCATGCCCTGTGAGGCTCTGGTCCAGATGG GGAAAGATGCCAACCTCCTGATACACGAAGCCACTCTGGAGGATGGCTTGGAAGAGGAAGCAGTGGAAAAGACACACAG CACCACCTCCCAGGCTATTGATGTGGGGATGCGAATGAATGCTGAGTTTATCATGCTGAACCACTTCAGTCAGCGTTATGCCAAGATTCCCCTCTTCAGCCCTGACTTCAATGAGAAAGTTGGCATTGCCTTTGACCACATGAAG ATCCGCTTTGGAGACTTCCCAACAGTACCCAAGCTGATTCCTCCACTGAAGGCCCTGTTTGCAGATGACATTGAAGAGATGGTTGAGCGCAAGGAGAAGCGGGAACTGCGCATGGTACGAGCAGCCCTCCTGGCCCAGCAGGCAGACAGCCCAGAGGACACAGAACCCCAGCAGAAGCGGGCCCTCGCAGAGGAGCCACACAGTCCACAGAGCAAGAAGGTCAGAACCCAGTGA